Proteins encoded together in one Mycobacterium simiae window:
- the menE gene encoding o-succinylbenzoate--CoA ligase: protein MLSGRDPAFVAAPPDSVAELAALGIGETIDDDVALVATTSGTTGIPKGALLSAAALTASATATHERLGGPGGWLLALPPYHIAGIQVLVRSLLAGCTPAELDVTAGFDVTELPSAIAKLGAGRRYASLVATQLAKALDDRAAADALAELDAVLLGGGPAPQPVLDAAADAGIAVVRSYGMSETAGGCVYDGVPLDGVRVRVQEDGRIVIGGATLANGYRNPVDPDPFAEPGWFCTQDVGALDERGVLTVLGRADDAISTGGLTVLPQPVEAALSSHPAVGDCAVFGVADDRLGQRVVAAIVVRDGYPAPTLDALREQVTRTLAATAAPRELHIVDVLPRRGIGKVDRMSLVRRFDTDRRAPQP, encoded by the coding sequence GTGCTCTCCGGCCGGGATCCGGCTTTCGTTGCGGCACCTCCGGATTCGGTAGCCGAGCTGGCGGCCTTGGGTATCGGCGAAACCATCGACGACGACGTGGCCCTGGTCGCGACAACGTCGGGCACCACCGGAATTCCCAAGGGCGCCTTACTCAGTGCCGCGGCCCTGACGGCCAGCGCCACGGCCACCCATGAGCGGCTCGGTGGACCGGGTGGCTGGTTGCTGGCGTTACCGCCCTATCACATCGCCGGGATCCAGGTGCTGGTGCGCAGCCTGCTGGCCGGCTGCACACCCGCCGAGCTGGACGTCACCGCCGGGTTCGATGTCACCGAATTGCCAAGCGCCATAGCGAAATTAGGCGCAGGCCGACGGTACGCGTCGCTGGTGGCCACCCAGCTGGCCAAGGCGCTCGATGATCGCGCCGCCGCGGATGCGCTCGCCGAATTGGACGCGGTACTGCTGGGCGGCGGACCTGCTCCGCAACCGGTGCTGGATGCCGCGGCCGACGCGGGGATCGCGGTGGTGCGCAGCTACGGGATGAGCGAGACGGCGGGTGGTTGCGTTTACGACGGTGTTCCGCTGGACGGCGTGCGGGTGCGGGTGCAAGAGGACGGACGCATCGTGATCGGCGGCGCGACACTGGCCAACGGCTATCGCAATCCGGTCGATCCCGACCCGTTCGCCGAGCCGGGCTGGTTTTGCACCCAGGATGTGGGGGCGCTGGACGAGCGGGGTGTGCTCACCGTGCTCGGCCGCGCCGACGACGCGATCAGCACGGGCGGATTGACGGTGCTGCCGCAGCCAGTCGAAGCCGCGCTGAGCAGCCACCCGGCCGTCGGCGACTGTGCGGTCTTCGGTGTCGCCGACGACCGGCTAGGTCAGCGGGTGGTCGCGGCGATCGTGGTGCGCGACGGTTACCCGGCGCCGACGCTGGACGCGCTGCGCGAACAGGTGACGCGCACGCTAGCCGCCACGGCCGCACCGCGGGAACTGCACATCGTCGACGTGCTGCCGCGTCGCGGCATCGGCAAGGTGGACCGAATGTCGTTGGTACGCCGGTTCGACACCGATCGACGGGCCCCCCAACCGTGA
- a CDS encoding APC family permease, which yields MTKQPELARRLDTTDAVVIGLGSMIGAGVFAAFGPAARAAGAGLLIGLGLAAVIAYCNAMSSAQLAAVYPTSGGTYIYGRERLGPWWGFIAGWGFVIGKTASCAAMALTVAAYAVPGAPVWMQRAVAVAAVAVLTTLNYRGVTKTALLARILLVCTMIALAAVVVGIVAGKHDPSQLSGAWRTGSVYGVLQSAGLMFFAFAGYARIATMGEEVRDPARTIPRAITIALAIAVVLYAVVGVTALLAVGPDRLARAAAPLAEAVRAAGHPALVPVISAGAALASMGALLALIAGLGRTMLAMARHRDLPAWLAAVHPEHRVPHHAEIAIGVVVCALVSMVDLRGVIGFSSFGVLIYYAIANAAAVTLRRRRAVNICGLAGCLVLVATLPWESAVAGLAVFVVGVAGRAVLLTARR from the coding sequence ATGACAAAACAACCGGAACTGGCGCGTCGGCTCGATACGACCGACGCGGTCGTGATCGGACTGGGCTCGATGATCGGCGCCGGCGTGTTCGCCGCGTTCGGGCCCGCCGCGCGGGCGGCCGGCGCCGGCCTGCTGATCGGGTTGGGGCTGGCGGCGGTCATCGCGTACTGCAACGCCATGTCGTCGGCGCAACTGGCCGCGGTTTATCCGACATCGGGCGGGACGTACATCTACGGGCGTGAGCGCCTCGGCCCGTGGTGGGGCTTTATCGCGGGATGGGGATTCGTGATTGGCAAGACGGCCTCCTGCGCGGCCATGGCGTTGACCGTCGCCGCGTATGCGGTGCCCGGGGCGCCGGTATGGATGCAGCGCGCGGTCGCGGTCGCCGCGGTGGCGGTGCTGACCACCCTGAACTATCGCGGGGTCACCAAGACCGCACTGCTGGCCCGAATATTGTTGGTGTGCACCATGATTGCGTTGGCCGCCGTCGTGGTCGGCATCGTGGCGGGCAAGCACGACCCGTCGCAGCTAAGCGGGGCATGGCGGACCGGCTCCGTGTACGGCGTGCTGCAATCGGCCGGCCTGATGTTCTTTGCCTTCGCCGGGTATGCGCGCATCGCGACGATGGGTGAAGAGGTCCGCGATCCGGCGCGGACCATCCCCCGCGCGATTACCATCGCCCTGGCGATCGCGGTGGTGCTGTATGCGGTCGTCGGCGTCACCGCGCTGCTGGCCGTCGGACCGGATCGGCTCGCGCGCGCCGCCGCGCCGCTGGCCGAGGCGGTCCGGGCGGCCGGCCATCCGGCCCTGGTGCCGGTGATATCGGCGGGTGCCGCGCTGGCCAGCATGGGTGCCCTGCTAGCACTGATCGCCGGGCTCGGGCGCACCATGCTGGCGATGGCCCGGCATCGCGACCTGCCCGCCTGGCTGGCCGCCGTCCACCCGGAGCACCGGGTGCCGCACCACGCCGAGATCGCGATCGGCGTGGTGGTCTGCGCGCTGGTGAGCATGGTCGATCTGCGTGGGGTGATCGGTTTCTCGTCGTTCGGGGTGCTGATTTACTACGCGATCGCCAACGCCGCCGCCGTCACGCTGCGTCGGCGCCGTGCGGTGAACATCTGCGGCCTGGCGGGGTGTCTGGTGCTGGTCGCGACGCTGCCGTGGGAATCCGCGGTCGCCGGGCTCGCGGTATTCGTCGTCGGAGTCGCCGGGCGCGCGGTGCTTCTCACGGCGCGCCGCTAG
- a CDS encoding TIGR04282 family arsenosugar biosynthesis glycosyltransferase: MTDLPVTLLVVAKAPQPGLAKTRLAATVGERVAADIAAAALLDTLDAVAAAPVAARVVALTGDLNAGAAAAAIRQRLSSFRVIGQRGAGFAERLANAHLDASDGRPVLQIGMDTPQVTADLLAACARRLLRSPAVLGLADDGGWWVLGVQDAAMAECLRTVPMSQPDTGELTRKALRDNGIDVVDVQRLADFDVADDVAVVRPACRPASRFARVTRSAGL; this comes from the coding sequence CAAGGCGCCGCAGCCCGGCTTGGCGAAGACCCGGCTGGCCGCGACGGTCGGCGAGCGGGTCGCCGCCGACATCGCCGCAGCCGCCCTACTGGACACGCTGGACGCGGTGGCCGCCGCCCCGGTTGCGGCCCGGGTCGTCGCGCTCACCGGTGACCTCAATGCGGGGGCCGCCGCGGCGGCGATCCGGCAGCGGCTGTCGTCCTTCCGGGTGATCGGCCAGCGCGGTGCCGGCTTCGCCGAGCGGCTCGCCAACGCGCACCTCGACGCCTCGGACGGCCGCCCGGTGCTGCAGATCGGAATGGACACCCCGCAGGTGACCGCCGACCTGCTGGCCGCCTGCGCGCGACGGCTACTGCGCTCGCCGGCCGTGCTCGGGCTCGCCGACGACGGCGGCTGGTGGGTGCTTGGCGTGCAGGATGCGGCCATGGCCGAATGCCTGCGCACCGTGCCGATGTCGCAACCCGACACCGGCGAACTCACCCGAAAAGCGTTGCGCGACAACGGCATCGACGTCGTCGATGTGCAGCGACTGGCCGACTTCGACGTCGCCGACGACGTGGCCGTGGTGCGACCGGCGTGCCGACCGGCCAGCAGGTTCGCTCGAGTCACCCGAAGCGCCGGACTCTAG